From the Osmerus eperlanus chromosome 19, fOsmEpe2.1, whole genome shotgun sequence genome, one window contains:
- the LOC134039184 gene encoding melatonin receptor type 1B-B-like: MPDSFDILKNRTDSGSGYGQVERGLAGEEGTRPAWAIAVLASVLIFTTVVDVLGNLLVIISIFRNRKLRNSGNVFVVSLAFADLVVAFYPYPLVLYALFHDEWSLGDTQCMVSGFLMGLSVIGSIFNITGIAVNRYCYICHSFSYHRLYSCRNTLLFVALIWLLTVLAILPNLFVGSLRYDPRVYSCTFAQNVSSSYTVAVVVIHFLVPIAVVTFCYLRIWVLVIQVRRKVKTNEGPRLKPSDMRNFVTMFVVFILFAICWAPLNLIGLAVAIDPPRLAPRIPEWLFVVSYFMAYFNSCLNAIIYGLLNRNFRNEYKRIITSVWVSRLLYTETSRAATDAGRSRPSPGPQFNNNESFKDLKDRSMKS; this comes from the exons ATGCCTGACTCCTTCGATATCCTGAAGAACCGGACAGACTCAGGGTCAGGGTACGGACAGGTAGAACGTGGACTGGCGGGTGAGGAGGGAACGCGTCCGGCATGGGCAATAGCGGTTCTGGCGAGTGTGTTGATCTTCACTACGGTGGTGGACGTGCTCGGCAACCTCCTCGTGATCATTTCGATATTTAGGAACCGAAAGCTGAGGAATTCTG GTAATGTGTTTGTGGTTAGCctggcgtttgcagacctggtGGTGGCTTTCTACCCATACCCCCTGGTCCTCTATGCACTCTTTCACGACGAATGGTCCCTCGGTGACACGCAGTGCATG gTGAGTGGCTTCCTCATGGGTCTCAGCGTGATCGGCTCCATCTTCAACATTACTGGCATCGCCGTGAACCGCTACTGCTACATCTGCCACTCTTTCTCCTACCACCGCCTATACAGCTGCCGCAACACGCTGCTCTTCGTCGCCCTAATCTGGCTGCTCACCGTCCTGGCCATCCTCCCCAACCTGTTTGTGGGCTCCCTGCGCTATGACCCCAGGGTCTACTCCTGCACTTTTGCCCAGAACGTCAGCAGCTCCTACACTGTGGCCGTGGTGGTGATTCACTTCCTGGTCCCCATCGCCGTGGTGACATTCTGTTACCTACGAATATGGGTGCTGGTCATCCAG GTGCGGAGAAAAGTGAAGACCAACGAGGGCCCCCGCCTTAAACCGAGTGACATGCGGAACTTTGTCACAATGTTTGTGGTCTTCATTCTATTCGCCATCTGCTGGGCTCCACTCAACCTGATTGGCTTGGCTGTAGCCATAGACCCGCCTCGTCTGGCCCCTCGCATCCCTGAGTGGCTGTTTGTGGTCAGCTACTTCATGGCTTACTTCAACAGCTGCCTGAATGCCATTATCTATGGCCTCCTCAACAGAAACTTCCGGAACGAGTACAAGCGCATTATCACGTCCGTGTGGGTGTCGCGCCTGCTGTACACAGAGACGTCACGGGCCGCCACAGATGCCGGTAGAAGCAGACCGTCCCCGGGGCCGCAGTTTAACAACAACGAGTCATTCAAagacctgaaagacagaagtatGAAATCTTAG